One Rhizobiales bacterium GAS188 DNA window includes the following coding sequences:
- a CDS encoding peptide/nickel transport system substrate-binding protein yields the protein MTMITRRSALAAGAALTMLPRIALAQGAPRRGGTLRISVDQAAGVLNPLLTRVNPEYMLSELLYSNLTRLTTKMEVEPDLAESWSANADVSQWTFVLRPNLRFHDGSPCTAKDVASTFKAILDPKTASPARTNVGPIAEVVALDDRTALFKLSTPYADLPTALAYTNARIIPSAIAEGDLTKLAKTAIGTGPFKLVSYEPDRLIVVQRNETYYDAARPYIDRLEIVVYPDPTAESSALISGDTDLIANTPPTEFPRFAGASGVTPLRIPSGQFLNVNMGCDQKPFSDVRVRQALALTIDRKAMVDFCAQGYGTPGNDVPMNAAYRFYKAVAEKAPDIAKAKQLLADAGYPNGLDLKLIASDTPSTRTSMAVAMREMAKPAGFRIEVQTMPHATYLDQVWKKGPFYVGFYNMQASADAIFALLYISNAAWNETRWNNTDFDKLVGEARRTTEDAKRRALYGEAQQLMHDQVPSVIPVFFDLLAAKRNYVQGYALHPRGSVFRLDHAWLAADAPKRG from the coding sequence ATGACCATGATCACCCGCCGATCCGCCCTCGCGGCCGGAGCCGCATTGACGATGCTGCCGCGCATCGCCTTGGCGCAGGGCGCGCCGCGGCGCGGAGGCACGCTGCGCATATCCGTCGACCAGGCGGCCGGCGTGCTCAACCCTCTGCTCACCCGCGTCAATCCCGAATACATGCTGAGCGAGCTGCTCTACAGCAACCTGACGAGGCTCACGACCAAGATGGAGGTCGAGCCGGACCTCGCCGAAAGCTGGTCGGCGAACGCCGATGTCTCGCAATGGACCTTCGTCCTGCGGCCCAATCTGCGCTTCCATGATGGTTCGCCCTGCACCGCCAAGGACGTCGCGTCGACCTTCAAGGCGATCCTCGACCCCAAGACGGCATCGCCCGCAAGAACCAATGTCGGGCCGATCGCCGAGGTCGTCGCGCTCGACGATCGCACCGCGCTTTTCAAGCTCAGCACCCCCTATGCCGATCTGCCGACCGCGCTCGCCTACACCAATGCCCGCATCATCCCGTCGGCCATCGCCGAGGGGGATCTCACGAAGCTCGCCAAGACGGCGATCGGCACCGGTCCCTTCAAGCTGGTCTCCTATGAGCCGGACCGCCTGATCGTCGTGCAGCGCAACGAGACCTATTACGACGCGGCGCGGCCCTATATCGATCGCCTCGAAATCGTCGTCTATCCCGATCCGACCGCCGAATCCTCGGCCCTCATTTCGGGCGACACCGACCTCATCGCCAATACGCCTCCGACAGAGTTTCCGCGCTTTGCCGGCGCCTCGGGCGTCACGCCCTTGCGCATTCCGTCGGGGCAATTCCTCAACGTGAATATGGGCTGCGACCAGAAGCCCTTCAGCGATGTTCGCGTGCGCCAGGCGCTGGCGCTCACCATCGATCGCAAGGCCATGGTGGATTTCTGCGCCCAGGGTTACGGGACGCCGGGCAACGACGTGCCGATGAACGCCGCCTACCGCTTCTACAAGGCCGTGGCGGAGAAGGCCCCCGACATCGCCAAGGCGAAGCAGCTCCTCGCCGATGCCGGCTATCCGAACGGGCTCGACCTCAAGCTGATCGCCTCGGACACGCCCTCGACCCGCACCTCGATGGCGGTCGCGATGCGCGAGATGGCCAAGCCCGCGGGCTTTCGCATCGAGGTCCAGACCATGCCGCACGCCACCTATCTCGACCAGGTGTGGAAGAAGGGGCCTTTCTATGTGGGCTTCTACAACATGCAGGCTTCGGCGGATGCGATCTTCGCGCTGCTCTACATCTCGAACGCCGCCTGGAACGAAACCCGCTGGAACAATACGGATTTCGACAAGCTGGTCGGAGAAGCTCGCCGGACGACCGAGGACGCCAAGCGACGCGCGCTCTATGGGGAGGCGCAGCAGCTCATGCACGACCAGGTGCCGTCGGTGATTCCGGTCTTCTTCGATCTCCTGGCGGCGAAGCGCAACTATGTGCAGGGCTACGCCCTGCATCCGCGCGGCTCGGTGTTCCGTCTCGACCATGCCTGGCTCGCGGCCGACGCTCCGAAGCGTGGCTGA
- a CDS encoding succinyl-diaminopimelate desuccinylase, which translates to MAPIAARIASDDARFEAALSSIEQDVGAALDDLSRMVAVDTSFPPGAGYGAFADVLEGLLRPMDFACTRVAVPEALWRIPGGPAHGERINLVARQASDRPVCGLYFHTDTVPAATDWKRSPFSLTREGDKLYGLGAADMKGSIAAALLALRAARRCGVALAYDPTLLFCTDEEGGLYPGIRHLAEQGLLEGHILNFNGGAVPRIWAGCFGSFNLLIRLHGRAAHAGDLGRGLNAVEAALPLMNALASLKPRIAERRSALPPPPHLEGRPLTASLTIAAAHGGSTGSAIPALFELLVNRRYPPEESFDAALAEIEEVVRNAAQSAGLRPEMHIVGHLAPVTDPTGPHWPRWQAALSLGFGYTAEEFRAWGSSTASDFGWVQKTGMREFLLGGLGRPDRNVHAAEEHTTVTDIVALAKSILAYLAADFRKDIIPEADRSAS; encoded by the coding sequence ATGGCGCCGATCGCCGCACGCATCGCATCTGACGACGCCCGCTTCGAGGCAGCGCTGTCGTCGATCGAGCAGGATGTGGGGGCTGCGCTCGATGATCTGTCGCGCATGGTCGCGGTCGACACCTCCTTCCCGCCGGGCGCAGGCTATGGCGCCTTCGCCGATGTGCTCGAAGGGCTGCTGCGGCCCATGGATTTCGCGTGCACGAGAGTCGCAGTCCCTGAAGCCCTTTGGCGGATTCCGGGCGGCCCGGCGCATGGCGAACGGATCAATCTCGTTGCCCGGCAGGCGAGCGATCGACCTGTCTGCGGCCTCTACTTCCACACCGATACCGTACCGGCGGCGACCGATTGGAAGCGCTCGCCCTTCAGCCTGACGCGGGAGGGCGACAAGCTCTACGGTCTCGGCGCCGCCGACATGAAGGGCTCGATCGCGGCCGCGCTCCTCGCTCTGCGGGCGGCAAGGCGTTGCGGCGTCGCGCTCGCCTACGATCCCACCCTGTTGTTCTGCACGGATGAGGAGGGCGGCCTCTACCCCGGCATTCGCCATCTCGCCGAGCAGGGGCTGCTCGAAGGCCATATCCTCAATTTCAACGGCGGCGCCGTGCCGCGCATCTGGGCGGGCTGCTTCGGCTCGTTCAACCTCCTGATCCGCCTGCATGGACGCGCCGCGCATGCCGGCGATCTCGGCCGCGGGCTCAATGCCGTCGAGGCGGCGCTGCCGTTGATGAATGCGCTCGCATCCTTGAAGCCTCGCATCGCGGAGCGGCGCTCGGCATTACCGCCGCCGCCTCATCTCGAAGGCCGACCGCTGACGGCGTCGCTCACCATCGCGGCCGCCCATGGCGGGTCGACGGGTTCGGCGATACCGGCCCTGTTCGAGCTCCTCGTCAATCGCCGCTATCCGCCCGAGGAAAGCTTCGACGCCGCTCTGGCCGAGATCGAGGAGGTGGTGCGGAACGCGGCCCAATCTGCAGGGCTGCGCCCAGAAATGCATATCGTCGGGCATCTCGCGCCGGTCACCGATCCGACGGGACCGCACTGGCCGCGCTGGCAGGCGGCGCTGTCGCTCGGTTTCGGCTACACTGCCGAGGAGTTCCGCGCCTGGGGATCGAGCACGGCGTCTGATTTCGGCTGGGTGCAGAAGACCGGCATGCGGGAATTCCTGCTCGGCGGGCTCGGCCGTCCCGACCGCAACGTGCATGCGGCCGAGGAACACACCACCGTCACGGACATCGTGGCGCTGGCAAAGAGCATTCTGGCTTATCTCGCCGCCGACTTCCGCAAGGACATCATACCCGAAGCCGACAGGAGCGCGTCATGA
- a CDS encoding transcriptional regulator, GntR family, producing MPLYEHIKRQMAEAILVGTWPPGTVLPGEVALAARFGVAVGTVRRALSDMTAEGMLARRRKTGTIVTGRSPHHNLRNFFQYFRLHGGSGSLLRSTARVLSLVGDTASEAEAAIFGLQSGAELIRIQRLRLVEKKPVMHETMAIPAARLPDFPRQATELPQLLYLHLLERYGIRLSAVRESVTAALASDEDRRLLELPSPAAILVIDETAYDQSGTAMLICRHRATTDGYCYLNEIS from the coding sequence GTGCCGCTCTATGAACATATCAAGCGGCAAATGGCCGAGGCCATTCTCGTGGGCACCTGGCCCCCCGGCACCGTGCTGCCCGGGGAGGTCGCGCTCGCGGCACGCTTCGGAGTTGCGGTCGGCACCGTCCGGCGTGCGCTTTCGGACATGACGGCAGAGGGCATGTTGGCGCGACGGCGCAAGACCGGCACCATCGTCACCGGCCGTAGCCCGCATCATAACCTGCGCAACTTCTTCCAGTATTTTCGGCTGCATGGCGGTTCGGGATCGCTGCTGCGCTCGACCGCGCGGGTGCTGAGCCTCGTCGGCGACACGGCAAGCGAGGCGGAAGCGGCCATCTTCGGCCTCCAGAGCGGAGCGGAATTGATCCGCATTCAGCGTCTGCGTCTCGTGGAAAAAAAGCCGGTGATGCACGAGACGATGGCGATTCCGGCGGCGCGGCTGCCGGATTTCCCGCGGCAGGCGACGGAGCTTCCGCAGCTTCTCTACCTGCATCTTCTCGAGCGCTACGGCATTCGCCTGAGTGCCGTGCGCGAGAGCGTCACGGCGGCGCTCGCTTCCGACGAGGATCGGCGTCTTCTCGAGCTCCCTTCGCCGGCAGCCATCCTCGTCATCGACGAGACAGCCTATGACCAATCCGGCACCGCAATGCTGATCTGCCGGCACCGGGCGACGACCGACGGCTATTGCTACCTCAACGAGATCAGCTGA
- a CDS encoding uncharacterized peroxidase-related enzyme: MRLSILDRGHRFGTKVLFAIIRAVSRQPTPDVVKLVMYRPDFFGALMKAVTHEAMRGRSAWSVGDRELMAALVSKANACEYCIKAHTAVSARAYRDEAKVTATLSNPETAPIEEPLRATLRLLGKLTREHAVEADDMRAVLAAGVSREQIEDALAVSFAFNTMNRLADTFEFFVPGPKAFEAGAKFLLARGYR, from the coding sequence ATGCGGCTCTCGATCCTCGATCGCGGCCACCGCTTCGGCACGAAGGTTCTGTTCGCGATCATTCGAGCGGTGTCGCGGCAACCGACTCCGGACGTCGTCAAGCTCGTCATGTATCGTCCCGATTTCTTCGGCGCGCTTATGAAGGCCGTCACCCACGAAGCGATGCGTGGACGCTCCGCGTGGTCGGTAGGCGATCGCGAACTGATGGCGGCGCTCGTCTCGAAGGCGAACGCCTGCGAGTATTGCATCAAGGCGCACACAGCAGTCTCGGCGAGGGCGTATCGCGATGAAGCGAAGGTCACCGCGACGCTCTCCAATCCGGAAACGGCGCCCATCGAGGAACCGCTGCGGGCGACCTTGCGCCTGCTCGGCAAGCTGACGCGCGAGCACGCTGTGGAAGCGGACGATATGCGTGCGGTGCTCGCGGCCGGTGTCTCGCGCGAGCAGATCGAGGATGCCCTCGCGGTGAGCTTCGCCTTTAACACGATGAATCGCTTGGCCGATACTTTCGAGTTCTTCGTACCGGGGCCCAAGGCCTTCGAAGCCGGCGCAAAATTCCTGCTCGCGCGCGGCTATCGCTGA
- a CDS encoding Uncharacterized conserved protein, DUF849 family: MKPIVIAVAITGSVPRKKDNPAVPVTPAEQIESTHEAYEAGASLVHIHVRNPDESASSDPALFAQVQEGVRKHCPGMIVQFSTGGRGRDPAARGNALELRPDMASLSTGSVNFPTIVYENAAALVTELAAKMRANGVRPEIEIFDLSHLHGAKRLIEAGLMDERPHVQIVMGVKNALPAEEHLLELMLGELRRVLPHATWTAAGIGVNQMLVIEWVLARGGDGVRTGLEDNIRISRDRLAASNAELVRQAADAAARHGFRPATPAEARAALGLRPA, encoded by the coding sequence ATGAAGCCGATCGTCATCGCCGTCGCCATCACCGGCTCCGTGCCGCGCAAGAAGGACAATCCGGCTGTGCCCGTCACCCCGGCGGAGCAGATCGAGAGCACGCACGAGGCCTATGAGGCCGGGGCATCGCTCGTGCATATCCATGTCCGCAACCCGGACGAGAGCGCCTCCAGCGACCCTGCCTTGTTTGCGCAGGTGCAGGAAGGGGTGCGCAAGCATTGCCCCGGCATGATCGTGCAGTTCTCGACCGGCGGTCGGGGCCGCGACCCCGCGGCCCGCGGCAATGCGCTGGAGCTGCGGCCCGACATGGCCTCTCTCTCCACCGGCTCCGTGAACTTCCCGACGATCGTCTACGAAAACGCGGCGGCGCTGGTGACTGAGCTCGCCGCCAAGATGCGGGCCAACGGGGTGCGGCCGGAGATCGAGATCTTCGACCTCAGCCACCTGCATGGTGCGAAGCGCTTGATCGAAGCGGGGCTGATGGATGAGCGCCCGCATGTGCAGATCGTCATGGGCGTGAAGAACGCGCTGCCGGCGGAAGAGCACCTGCTGGAGCTGATGCTGGGCGAGCTGCGCCGCGTGCTGCCCCACGCGACCTGGACGGCGGCGGGCATCGGCGTGAACCAGATGCTCGTCATCGAGTGGGTGCTGGCGCGCGGCGGCGATGGCGTGCGCACGGGGCTTGAAGACAATATCCGCATCAGCCGCGACCGGCTCGCGGCCAGCAATGCCGAATTGGTGCGGCAGGCCGCAGATGCCGCCGCCCGCCACGGCTTCCGTCCCGCGACGCCCGCCGAAGCGCGAGCGGCTCTGGGGCTCCGGCCGGCGTAG
- a CDS encoding protocatechuate 3,4-dioxygenase alpha subunit: protein MMPKMTPKMAPQLDYFQETPSQTAGPYVHIGLIPHQAGFDIFEKPFGNKLAGPDTPGEHIGVEGRVLDGLGAPCRDVLLEIWQANTAGRYNHPADRQIGKALDTGFRGWGRTGTDFATGLYRFETVKPGAVVGRRGHKPMAPHVNLWLAARGINIGLATRIYFEDEKALNEQDPVLRMVEPAERRETLLARREEREGAVVYVFDIRLQGERETLFFDV from the coding sequence ATGATGCCCAAGATGACGCCCAAGATGGCGCCCCAGCTCGACTACTTCCAGGAGACCCCCTCACAGACAGCCGGGCCTTATGTCCATATTGGCCTGATCCCGCACCAGGCCGGGTTCGATATCTTCGAGAAGCCATTCGGCAACAAATTGGCCGGGCCGGATACGCCAGGCGAGCACATCGGCGTAGAAGGCCGCGTGCTCGACGGGCTCGGGGCGCCATGCCGGGATGTCCTCTTGGAGATCTGGCAGGCCAATACAGCCGGCCGCTACAACCATCCGGCAGACCGGCAAATCGGCAAGGCGCTGGACACCGGCTTTCGCGGCTGGGGCCGTACGGGCACGGATTTCGCGACCGGCCTCTACCGCTTCGAGACGGTCAAGCCCGGCGCGGTGGTCGGCCGGCGCGGCCACAAACCCATGGCTCCGCACGTCAATCTCTGGCTCGCCGCCCGCGGCATCAATATCGGGCTCGCGACCCGCATCTATTTCGAGGACGAGAAGGCGCTGAACGAGCAGGACCCCGTGCTGCGCATGGTCGAGCCGGCTGAGCGGCGCGAGACCTTGCTGGCCCGCCGCGAAGAGCGGGAGGGCGCCGTGGTCTACGTGTTCGACATCCGTCTGCAGGGTGAGCGGGAGACTTTGTTCTTCGACGTCTGA
- a CDS encoding protocatechuate 3,4-dioxygenase, beta subunit, with protein sequence MMPQNEFIQRDRSRHPPALTPDYKTSVLRSPRLALWSLQNSLSEMTGPVFGQEELGPLDNDLILNYAKTGEPIGERTIVHGRVLDENGRGVPGALVEVWQANAGGRYRHRNDTYLAPIDPNFGGCGRMITDETGAYAFRTVKPGAYPFRNHVNSWRPAHIHFSLSGSGFAQRLITQMYFEGDPLIPKDSILGTLPDPAARQRLVALLDLNAAVPLDSLAYRFDIVLRGTRSTLFENKLQGN encoded by the coding sequence ATGATGCCGCAGAACGAGTTCATCCAGCGCGATCGGAGCCGGCACCCGCCCGCACTGACGCCGGACTACAAGACCAGCGTGCTGCGCTCGCCGCGCCTCGCGCTCTGGTCGTTGCAGAACTCCCTGTCCGAGATGACGGGTCCGGTCTTCGGGCAGGAGGAGTTGGGGCCGCTCGATAACGACTTGATCCTCAACTACGCGAAGACCGGCGAGCCGATCGGCGAACGCACGATCGTACATGGCCGCGTCCTGGACGAAAACGGGCGCGGTGTCCCCGGCGCCCTGGTCGAGGTCTGGCAGGCCAATGCGGGCGGCCGCTACCGGCATCGGAACGACACCTATCTCGCGCCGATCGACCCCAATTTCGGCGGTTGCGGCCGCATGATCACGGATGAAACCGGCGCTTACGCCTTCCGCACCGTCAAGCCCGGGGCCTACCCGTTCCGCAACCATGTCAACTCCTGGCGGCCGGCCCATATCCATTTCTCGCTGTCCGGCTCGGGCTTCGCGCAGCGATTGATCACCCAGATGTATTTCGAGGGCGATCCATTGATCCCCAAGGATTCCATCCTCGGCACCCTACCGGATCCTGCAGCGAGGCAGCGTCTGGTGGCCCTGCTCGACCTGAATGCCGCCGTGCCGCTGGACAGCCTGGCCTACCGGTTCGACATCGTCCTGCGCGGCACCCGCTCGACGCTGTTCGAGAACAAGCTGCAGGGGAATTAG